One window of Leishmania mexicana MHOM/GT/2001/U1103 complete genome, chromosome 12 genomic DNA carries:
- a CDS encoding putative proteasome beta-1 subunit has protein sequence MLQRPDHTLLQDPSYPKDIEQKLTENGPAQEGKQLFKPDPAVIDPQLSEAVSLGTTILAVSYKGGVVLAADSRTSSGTYVVNRASNKLTKLTKKIYCCRSGSAADTQALAERVSNYLGSYQTDIGADVNVATAANLFHKMCYVNRWNISAGIIVAGYDLINGGSVYSIPSGGSCVKLDYALGGSGSIFLYSFFDANYKPDMSKSECVAFCQRAVAHAYSRDGSSGGLIRTITLDADEPEDQTVPWNRSPYCMEKDPKYQVQAVLNPPFSSSAKITGNRMSSTV, from the coding sequence ATGCTTCAGCGTCCTGATCATACTCTTCTGCAAGACCCTTCGTATCCGAAGGATATCGAGCAGAAGCTGACGGAGAATGGTCCAGCACAGGAAGGCAAGCAGTTGTTTAAGCCGGATCCCGCCGTGATTGATCCGCAGCTAAGCGAGGCCGTCTCTCTGGGCACAACAATTCTTGCTGTCTCGTACAAAGGTGGTGTTGTTCTTGCCGCTGACTCGCGCACTTCATCCGGCACATATGTCGTGAATCGTGCCAGCAACAAGCTGACGAAGCTGACGAAGAAGATTTACTGCTGCCGAAGTGGTTCTGCCGCGGATACACAGGCTCTTGCTGAGCGTGTCTCGAACTACCTTGGTAGCTATCAAACCGATATCGGCGCAGACGTGAATGTTGCCACGGCAGCGAATCTGTTTCACAAGATGTGCTATGTGAACAGGTGGAACATCTCGGCGGGCATTATCGTCGCTGGGTACGACCTGATCAACGGAGGGTCGGTGTACAGCATCCCATCTGGCGGGTCGTGCGTGAAGCTCGACTACGCacttggcggcagcggctccatTTTCTTGTATTCGTTCTTTGATGCCAACTATAAACCGGATATGTCAAAGAGCGAGTGCGTTGCCTTCTGCCAGCGCGCTGTCGCGCACGCGTACAGCCGCGACGGCTCCAGCGGCGGTCTGATTCGTACGATTACCCTCGACGCTGACGAGCCAGAGGACCAGACAGTCCCGTGGAACCGGTCACCCTACTGCATGGAGAAGGATCCCAAATATCAGGTGCAGGCCGTGCTGAACCcgcccttcagcagcagcgcgaagATTACTGGAAATCGGATGTCTTCGACAGTGTGA
- a CDS encoding putative translation initiation factor EIF-2b alpha subunit — MDVPSEDYDVSIMIKAIHEVQDVLTSRQFATFSEVDTEIGKTLKRYEAFGDGFERFHVNLTKDALQSNDLQKSLKDMDKRCQDRLRDCASSQKDQINDILPFIRNTSSILVHGSGNLLALTIACSIQEHEGVRFYICEGRPARKGYPHGSGEQLLEKVLATPEGVRLKDKLHKYCTIVPDSGVSSVMNNVDFVIMGAYCVTEHGGLVHSTGSLQIAIVAAFRNVPCYVVCETFKFAHIFPLSTDDLKQPEDGAGEVVPLVEFVPPSMITLIFSEQGIMPPSAVADEMFRFHTAPSAPGRRR, encoded by the coding sequence ATGGACGTCCCAAGCGAAGATTACGATGTAAGCATTATGATAAAGGCGATTCACGAGGTCCAAGATGTTTTGACCTCTCGGCAGTTTGCCACTTTTTCTGAAGTAGACACGGAGATTGGCAAGACCCTAAAACGATACGAGGCGTTCGGTGACGGTTTCGAAAGATTTCACGTCAACTTGACCAAAGATGCGCTGCAGTCCAACGATTTGCAGAAGAGCCTTAAGGATATGGATAAGCGGTGTCAGGATCGTCTGAGAGACTGCGCGTCTAGCCAGAAGGATCAGATTAATGACATTTTGCCTTTTATCCGTAATACATCCTCCATTCTCGTTCATGGGTCGGGTAATTTACTGGCGCTAACGATTGCCTGTTCCATCCAGGAGCATGAGGGGGTTCGTTTTTACATTTGCGAAGGGCGGCCCGCGCGCAAGGGATATCCCCATGGCTCGGGCGAGCAGCTCCTAGAAAAGGTGCTTGCAACACCGGAAGGTGTGCGGCTAAAGGACAAGCTGCATAAGTATTGTACGATCGTGCCCGATAGCGGGGTTAGCTCGGTAATGAACAATGTGGACTTTGTCATTATGGGTGCGTACTGTGTGACAGAGCACGGTGGACTCGTTCACTCTACGGGCTCCCTTCAGATTGCCATAGTGGCCGCCTTCCGTAATGTTCCTTGCTACGTGGTGTGTGAGACGTTCAAGTTTGCGCACATTTTTCCTCTCAGCACCGACGATCTGAAACAGCCGGAGGATGGTGCAGGCGAAGTGGTTCCTTTGGTGGAGTTTGTGCCGCCGTCCATGATCACGCTAATCTTTTCCGAGCAGGGTATCATGCCGCCTTCTGCGGTCGCTGATGAGATGTTTCGCTTTCACACAGCGCCTTCGGCTCCAGGAAGGCGGCGATAA